A genomic region of Cannabis sativa cultivar Pink pepper isolate KNU-18-1 chromosome 1, ASM2916894v1, whole genome shotgun sequence contains the following coding sequences:
- the LOC133031750 gene encoding uncharacterized protein LOC133031750: METENDDEKQKQTADLTSWVENDFLCKNYILNGLSDNFYDYYNSDKIAKEIWDALQKKYDTKEAGTKKYVVSRYLKFQITDDKSVEGQSHELQKIAHEIISEGMSLDEQFQIAVIIDKLPPGWKNFKSILTHKTKEFSLESLITHLRIEEEARKQDQKEEVLVVSNNNTTKSSAILKPTGKNFKNQNRKHAPNRNNNSWNNNKNWSSSAPQANLTEELPYTTMISEINLIGGSEGWWVDTGASRHICFDRAMFKT; encoded by the exons ATGGAAACAGAAAAT GATGATGAAAAGCAGAAGCAAACTGCTGATTTGACAAGCTGGGTCGAGAATGATTTTCTGTGCAAAAATTATATTCTCAATGGTTTATCTGACAATTTCTATGATTACTATAATTCTGACAAAATTGCCAAGGAAATCTGGGACGCACTTCAAAAGAAATACGACACTAAGGAGGCTGGAACTAAGAAGTACGTTGTCAGCCGCTACCTCAAATTCCAGATTACTGACGATAAATCAGTGGAGGGTCAGTCTCATGAACTTCAGAAAATTGCTCACGAAATAATTTCTGAAGGTATGTCTTTAGATGAACAATTCCAAATTGCTGTTATTATTGACAAATTGCCTCCTGGttggaaaaattttaaaagtattcTCACACACAAAACAAAAGAATTTTCTTTGGAAAGTCTGATCACTCACCTTCGCATTGAGGAGGAGGCTCGTAAACAGGACCAGAAAGAAGAAGTGCTTGTTGTGTCAAACAACAACACTACGAAATCTAGTGCGATTCTAAAACCCACTGGGAAAAATTTCAAGAATCAGAATCGCAAGCATGCTCCAAACCGTAACAATAATTCTtggaataataataagaattg GTCTAGTTCTGCTCCGCAGGCTAACCTGACTGAAGAGCTGCCTTATACAACTATGATTTCAGAGATCAACCTGATTGGTGGATCAGAAGGGTGGTGGGTAGACACTGGTGCTTCTCGCCATATCTGCTTTGATCGTGCGATGTTCAAAACATAG
- the LOC115707093 gene encoding replication protein A 70 kDa DNA-binding subunit B-like, with translation MSTYNFVPLSNIQQYIDLPSKEINLIAAVIDIRPKRQIHNRHGEATIQELVLVDNEFNIATLTMWNNFVDNECAAISNIIHKKPIMIGTRLKVVCYNGMSISTKNSSCFLIEPQLEVAKDLRAWITRNNCILNERITQKAYFLPATNLSPPPSDQITDISKINDMLNMQTTFWVKAIAKVTNYGQPFWYMACPLCNGNYRIRIWGNFSSYILQKQ, from the exons ATGTCTACTTACAACTTTGTGCCTCTTAGTAATATACAACAGTATATTGATCTTCCATCTAAAGAAATTA ATTTGATTGCTGCTGTCATAGACATTCGTCCTAAACGTCAAATACACAATCGTCATGGAGAAGCTACAATCCAAGAACTTGTTCTTGTGGATAATGA GTTTAACATAGCTACACTTACAATGTGGAATAATTTTGTTGACAACGAATGTGCTGCAATCTCAAACATCATTCATAAGAAACCAATTATGATTGGAACACGACTCAAAGTGGTTTGCTACAATG GCATGTCAATATCCACAAAAAACTCAAGCTGCTTTTTAATTGAACCTCAGTTGGAAGTTGCTAAAGATCTTCGTGCCTG GATAACTCGAAACAACTGCATCCTCAATGAGAGGATCACTCAAAAAGCATATTTTCTTCCTGCAACAAATCTTTCACCTCCTCCTTCTGATCAAATTACTGATATAAGCAAGATAAATGACATGTTAAACATG CAAACAACTTTCTGGGTCAAAGCAATTGCTAAAGTCACAAATTATGGCCAACCATTTTGGTATATGGCATGTCCCCTTTGTAATGGAAATTACCGGATCCGAATATGGGGAAACTTTTCATCGTACATATTGCAAAAACAATGA
- the LOC115704781 gene encoding pentatricopeptide repeat-containing protein At1g59720, chloroplastic/mitochondrial → MALAITQTCTMPIDNIGGPSCSHQTRILRLLQDCTDMSQLKQIHAHTLRTTSTANNSHTLFIYSRILHFSSMADTAYAFRVFGQIENPNSFMWNTLIRGCARSDNHKNQAIQLYCKMLEGGVVNPDKYTYPFVLKACAYLFALSQGEQLHAHVVKFGLGSDVYISNSLIHFYASCGHLELAHKVFEKMHVRSLVSWNAMIDAFVQSGEFENALKLFREMQNMFEPDGYTMQSIINACAGIGALSLGMWVHSYLLRMPNPAMASDVLVASELINMYCKCGSLEIAQQVFDRMSNRDITTWNSMILGFAMHGQAKAALECFARLIETEVFKPDSITFVGVLSACNHTGIVSEGRKYFELMVKKYKIQPQLEHYGCLVDLFARAGFIDEALNLVRNMPMKPDAVIWRSLLNACGKQRASVELSEEVARQILESEDAASSGVYVLMSSVYASASRWDDVGLLRKLMTKEGISKEPGCSIIEVDGITHEFFAGDSSHPECKEIYKFLDVIKERLQLMGYSPDYSQAPLVNEEGDTKEHSLDLHSERIALAFGLLNSKPGIPIRIFKNLRVCNDCHNVFKLISSAFNVDIIMRDRARFHHFTHGSCSCMDYW, encoded by the coding sequence ATGGCTCTGGCAATCACACAAACTTGTACAATGCCCATTGACAACATTGGAGGGCCTTCATGCTCCCACCAAACCCGTATTCTCCGACTCTTACAAGACTGTACAGACATGTCTCAGTTAAAACAAATACACGCTCACACTTTGCGTACCACTTCCACCGCTAATAATTCCCATACACTTTTCATATATAGTCGAATCCTCCATTTCTCGTCCATGGCTGACACTGCCTATGCCTTTCGGGTCTTCGGTCAGATTGAGAACCCAAATTCATTCATGTGGAACACTCTCATTAGGGGATGTGCCCGTAGCGATAATCACAAAAATCAGGCCATACAACTATATTGTAAGATGTTAGAAGGAGGAGTTGTTAACCCTGATAAATATACTTATCCCTTTGTTCTTAAAGCTTGTGCTTACTTGTTTGCCCTTTCCCAAGGGGAACAATTACATGCCCATGTTGTGAAATTTGGGTTAGGTTCGGACGTTTATATAAGCAACAGTTTGATTCACTTCTATGCCTCTTGCGGACATTTAGAATTAGCTCACAAAGTGTTTGAGAAAATGCACGTTAGAAGTTTGGTATCTTGGAACGCAATGATTGATGCATTTGTTCAATCAGGTGAGTTTGAAAATGCGTTGAAATTGTTTAGGGAGATGCAGAACATGTTTGAGCCTGATGGGTATACAATGCAAAGCATTATAAATGCTTGTGCTGGAATTGGTGCCTTGTCTTTAGGAATGTGGGTTCATTCTTATTTATTAAGGATGCCTAATCCAGCTATGGCTAGTGATGTGTTGGTTGCCTCTGAGTTGATAAATATGTATTGCAAATGTGGATCCTTAGAAATTGCTCAGCAAGTCTTTGATAGAATGTCCAACCGTGATATAACTACATGGAATTCAATGATTTTAGGATTTGCTATGCATGGGCAGGCTAAGGCAGCTTTGGAATGTTTTGCTCGTTTGATCGAAACAGAGGTTTTTAAGCCTGATTCAATCACCTTTGTTGGTGTTTTGAGTGCATGTAATCACACAGGCATAGTTAGTGAGGGGCGTAAGTATTTCGAACTGATGGTGAAAAAGTACAAGATTCAACCCCAACTAGAGCATTACGGTTGCCTAGTTGATCTTTTTGCTCGTGCTGGTTTCATTGATGAAGCTCTGAATTTGGTCAGAAATATGCCAATGAAACCAGATGCTGTAATCTGGAGGAGTCTACTCAATGCTTGTGGCAAGCAAAGGGCAAGTGTTGAGCTTAGTGAAGAAGTAGCTAGACAAATCCTAGAGTCTGAGGATGCTGCTTCAAGTGGGGTTTACGTCCTCATGTCAAGTGTCTATGCATCTGCTAGCCGTTGGGATGATGTTGGATTGTTAAGGAAATTGATGACAAAAGAAGGTATATCGAAAGAGCCGGGCTGTAGTATAATTGAGGTTGATggaatcactcatgaatttttTGCTGGGGATTCATCTCATCCTGAATGTAAGGAAATATATAAGTTTCTGGATGTTATTAAAGAGCGACTCCAGTTAATGGGATATTCACCAGATTATTCACAGGCGCCTTTGGTTAATGAAGAGGGCGATACGAAAGAGCACTCTCTAGACTTGCATAGTGAAAGAATTGCCCTTGCTTTCGGGCTTCTAAACTCGAAACCAGGCATTCCTATACGCATATTTAAGAACCTTAGAGTATGCAACGATTGCCACAATGTATTCAAATTGATTTCCAGTGCCTTTAATGTGGACATCATCATGAGAGATCGTGCTAGGTTCCATCATTTTACTCATGGCTCCTGTTCCTGCATGGATTATTGGTGA